One window from the genome of Hyphomonas neptunium ATCC 15444 encodes:
- the addA gene encoding double-strand break repair helicase AddA, which produces MSDQTAEGDAFAAAIRAQADAANPDVSAYATANAGSGKTKVLIDRVARLLLRREDGRPGADPDSILCITYTRAAANEMLTRLFRTLGDWAVKEDDKLREALSKLEGRAPEKYSREDLRDARRLFARALETPGGLRIETIHAFCARILRRFPLEAGVVPGFAEMEDRDAKALWQAAKDRAILEAAQSAPDELALIAREAMNEGAASALDALKGSGAAVLRFAERHDFVFERMMEALRADLGAPVESPAEILAAAMGDRLPRDVIREAMLALLKGTATDQGRAEVLEKVLNAETPEAIWAAYAPFFLTDKGEFRKQNPYTKTPGQLCPLLPEYFQIKDGEGRETARVRELVEVLQRAKAFARTAALIRIGLPALEAYRDEKARRGALDFDDLIQKTRALLEADGMASWVLYKLDGSISHVLLDEAQDTSPDQWDLIRALTHEFGSGEGRDYSQDPRTMFIVGDEKQSIYSFQGAEPERLLTETRRLEERMAGAAGVEMLMSFRSVPEVLTYVDTVWNNSPPIDVGIGGMPPRTADNTLHTARRWNEHGAVEIWPIDPKIADDETDAWARPVDVVRATSPKAKLATSVARAVRRMIDRGETVWDGKAQRATRPEDVLILVSKRQGGLFDSLINALKAEGLPVAGADRLILTDFIGVQDCLNLMRFATLDLRDLTLAEILRGPFCGLVDDDQYLFSLASRRAKGETLWSRVKASDDPDVQQAARFLQGLFDRAHLPPYEFLSHVLDRVGEGGQTGWEQLNARLGMPARDPIEALLSRALSHDSAGPSSLQSFVASMEAENVEIKRDLAEAGREVRVMTVHGAKGLQAPIVILPDTTFKPKASAPSVLESANAVVWSPRKDTDAEASKRARAIAEAKAREEHRRLLYVALTRAQDRLIIAGHWQGQAGEDKTGYEKDSWYALCDAAMDLLPFEETDQGRRYGKVTTVAEADTDSSLGVGGLPEWALRPAPIDPVARKLSAPTSLLGPKTRIVAPFDAAREERLKRGRAIHALLQYLPELPEDGREAAADAYLSRDADLTDGQRAEMKAAALGVMRDPALGAIFQPGGRAEAAIIGKSKDLPEGTVINGRVDRLVVTPERVWVIDFKTDQPAPDRPEDVADTYVAQMAAYWAVLKTAFPEREVVAALCWTDGPRLMRLPEAQLLAVLTSARGMV; this is translated from the coding sequence ATGAGTGATCAGACGGCGGAAGGAGACGCCTTTGCTGCGGCCATTCGGGCGCAGGCGGATGCGGCCAATCCGGATGTGTCGGCTTACGCCACGGCGAATGCTGGCAGCGGGAAGACAAAGGTTCTGATCGACCGGGTGGCGCGGCTGCTGTTGCGGCGCGAGGACGGGCGGCCGGGGGCAGACCCAGACTCCATTCTCTGCATTACATATACGCGCGCGGCGGCCAACGAGATGTTGACCCGGCTTTTCCGGACACTGGGCGATTGGGCCGTGAAGGAAGATGACAAGCTGCGCGAAGCCTTGTCGAAACTGGAGGGGCGGGCGCCGGAGAAATATTCCAGGGAAGACCTGCGCGATGCGCGGCGGCTGTTTGCGCGCGCGCTGGAGACGCCGGGCGGGCTGAGGATCGAGACGATCCATGCGTTCTGCGCGCGTATCCTGAGGCGGTTTCCATTGGAGGCCGGGGTGGTGCCCGGCTTTGCCGAGATGGAGGACCGGGACGCAAAGGCGTTGTGGCAGGCGGCAAAGGACCGGGCGATCCTTGAGGCAGCGCAGAGCGCGCCGGACGAGCTGGCACTCATTGCGCGCGAGGCGATGAATGAAGGCGCGGCAAGCGCGCTGGACGCGTTGAAGGGTTCCGGCGCGGCGGTGCTGCGATTTGCCGAGCGGCATGATTTTGTATTTGAACGGATGATGGAGGCATTGCGGGCGGACCTTGGTGCGCCGGTGGAAAGCCCGGCGGAAATACTGGCGGCGGCGATGGGGGACCGGTTGCCACGGGATGTGATCCGGGAGGCCATGCTGGCGCTGCTGAAAGGAACAGCAACGGACCAGGGACGGGCGGAGGTTCTGGAAAAGGTTCTCAATGCGGAAACGCCGGAGGCCATTTGGGCGGCGTATGCGCCTTTCTTCCTGACCGACAAGGGAGAGTTCCGGAAGCAGAACCCCTACACCAAGACGCCTGGGCAGCTTTGTCCGCTGTTGCCGGAGTATTTCCAGATCAAGGATGGCGAAGGCCGGGAGACGGCGCGGGTTCGGGAACTGGTGGAGGTATTGCAGCGGGCGAAGGCGTTTGCGCGGACGGCGGCGCTGATACGTATCGGGTTGCCGGCGCTGGAGGCGTACCGGGATGAGAAGGCGCGCCGGGGGGCGCTGGACTTTGATGACCTGATCCAGAAGACGCGAGCCTTGCTGGAAGCCGATGGCATGGCGAGTTGGGTGCTCTACAAGCTGGATGGCAGCATTTCGCACGTGTTGCTGGACGAGGCGCAGGATACGAGCCCGGACCAGTGGGACCTTATCCGCGCGCTGACGCATGAGTTTGGATCAGGCGAGGGGCGCGATTATTCGCAGGACCCGCGGACGATGTTCATCGTGGGGGACGAGAAGCAGTCGATCTACTCGTTCCAAGGGGCTGAGCCGGAACGTTTGCTGACGGAAACGCGCCGGCTGGAAGAGCGGATGGCGGGCGCGGCGGGTGTCGAGATGCTGATGTCGTTCCGGTCTGTGCCGGAAGTTCTGACCTATGTGGATACGGTGTGGAACAATTCTCCGCCGATTGATGTGGGGATTGGCGGTATGCCGCCGCGGACGGCGGACAATACTCTGCACACGGCGCGCCGCTGGAACGAGCATGGCGCCGTCGAGATATGGCCGATTGATCCGAAGATTGCCGATGATGAGACTGATGCCTGGGCACGCCCGGTGGATGTGGTGCGGGCAACATCGCCGAAGGCGAAGCTGGCAACGTCTGTGGCGCGCGCGGTGCGGCGGATGATCGACCGGGGCGAGACGGTGTGGGACGGCAAGGCGCAGCGGGCTACGCGGCCGGAGGATGTTCTCATTCTCGTCAGCAAGCGGCAGGGCGGATTGTTTGATTCTCTGATCAATGCGCTGAAGGCCGAAGGGCTGCCGGTGGCAGGGGCCGACCGGCTGATCCTGACGGATTTCATCGGCGTGCAGGACTGCCTCAACCTTATGCGGTTTGCGACGCTGGATCTGCGGGACCTGACTCTGGCAGAGATTTTGCGCGGGCCGTTCTGCGGGCTGGTGGATGATGACCAGTATCTGTTCTCGCTGGCCTCGCGCCGGGCGAAGGGAGAGACGCTTTGGTCTCGCGTCAAGGCGAGTGATGACCCGGATGTTCAGCAGGCGGCACGTTTCCTTCAAGGCTTGTTCGACCGGGCGCATCTGCCGCCGTATGAATTCCTGAGCCATGTGCTCGACCGTGTCGGAGAGGGCGGGCAGACAGGATGGGAACAGCTGAATGCGCGCCTGGGCATGCCTGCACGCGACCCGATTGAAGCGCTGTTGTCACGCGCGCTGAGCCATGACAGCGCGGGGCCGTCTTCGTTGCAGTCGTTTGTCGCGTCGATGGAAGCGGAAAATGTCGAGATCAAACGCGACCTGGCGGAGGCTGGCCGGGAGGTTCGCGTGATGACCGTTCACGGCGCCAAGGGGTTGCAGGCGCCGATTGTGATCCTGCCGGATACGACGTTCAAACCAAAGGCGAGCGCGCCGTCGGTATTGGAGAGCGCGAACGCCGTGGTCTGGTCGCCGCGCAAGGATACGGACGCGGAAGCGTCCAAACGGGCGCGGGCGATTGCGGAGGCCAAGGCGCGCGAGGAGCACCGGCGGCTTCTGTATGTGGCGCTGACGCGGGCGCAGGACCGCTTGATCATCGCCGGGCATTGGCAGGGGCAGGCAGGCGAAGACAAGACCGGGTATGAGAAGGACTCCTGGTACGCCCTTTGCGACGCCGCCATGGATTTGCTGCCTTTTGAGGAGACCGATCAGGGGCGGCGGTATGGAAAGGTCACGACCGTCGCAGAGGCTGATACCGATTCCTCTTTGGGCGTCGGGGGATTGCCGGAATGGGCGCTGAGACCGGCGCCGATTGATCCGGTGGCCCGGAAGCTCTCGGCACCGACAAGCCTGCTTGGCCCCAAGACCCGGATTGTTGCGCCATTCGATGCTGCCCGCGAGGAACGCCTGAAGCGCGGGCGCGCCATCCACGCCTTGCTGCAATATCTGCCGGAACTGCCGGAAGACGGGCGCGAGGCAGCGGCGGATGCCTATCTCTCACGCGATGCGGACCTGACGGATGGTCAGCGGGCAGAGATGAAGGCGGCGGCCTTGGGCGTAATGCGCGATCCGGCGCTGGGCGCAATCTTTCAGCCGGGTGGGCGCGCAGAAGCGGCCATCATCGGTAAATCCAAAGACTTGCCTGAAGGCACGGTGATCAATGGGCGCGTGGACCGGCTGGTGGTGACACCGGAGCGGGTGTGGGTGATCGACTTCAAGACAGACCAACCTGCGCCCGACCGGCCAGAGGATGTAGCCGATACCTATGTGGCGCAGATGGCCGCGTACTGGGCTGTGCTGAAGACGGCCTTTCCCGAGCGGGAAGTGGTCGCTGCGCTGTGCTGGACAGATGGGCCGCGCCTGATGCGCCTGCCGGAAGCGCAGCTTTTAGCTGTGCTCACAAGTGCGCGCGGGATGGTTTGA
- a CDS encoding FAD-dependent monooxygenase — translation MQILIAGGGIGGLTAALAFLKAGHSVTVLEQAPEIAEVGAGLQISPNGMKVLDALGASARVARDAFRPRAQELRLGRSGARIFSIPLREASQARWRGEYLHIHRADLIEALTGCVVDRAPDAIRLGARVTGFEQSEAGVTAVLSSGEKVSGDLLVAADGIHSAIRTQMLGPDKPRYTGNVAWRAVVPVNKLGDYPPPETACVWAGKRRHAVTYRLRRGSLANFVGVVECNDPGDESWTAIGAREQALKDFKGWNPVVQRIIDEAPLLMRWSLYDRPELPRWQEGRVVLLGDACHPMLPFMAQGAVMAIEDAYVLSRELARGGQPEAALQAYEAKRKPRTTRVQNVARENAQLFHRSNPLYQLGTYGPMWMAGKYLPSVVHGRHDWLYGLDVTEPD, via the coding sequence ATGCAGATCCTGATTGCAGGCGGCGGTATTGGCGGACTGACAGCGGCGCTGGCGTTCCTGAAGGCGGGACATTCCGTGACGGTGCTGGAACAGGCGCCGGAGATTGCTGAAGTCGGCGCGGGCCTGCAGATCAGCCCCAATGGCATGAAGGTTCTGGATGCGCTTGGCGCGTCGGCGCGCGTGGCACGCGACGCATTCCGACCACGGGCGCAGGAGTTGCGGTTGGGGCGAAGCGGCGCGCGGATATTCAGCATACCGCTGCGCGAAGCCTCTCAGGCCAGATGGCGCGGCGAATATCTGCATATTCATCGCGCGGACCTGATCGAAGCGTTGACCGGATGTGTGGTGGACCGCGCGCCTGACGCGATCCGCCTGGGCGCGCGCGTGACCGGGTTTGAGCAGAGCGAAGCGGGCGTAACGGCGGTTCTCAGCAGCGGTGAGAAAGTGTCCGGTGATCTGCTGGTCGCTGCCGATGGCATTCACTCGGCCATTCGCACGCAGATGCTGGGACCAGACAAGCCACGCTATACCGGGAATGTTGCCTGGCGGGCAGTGGTTCCGGTCAACAAGTTGGGCGATTATCCGCCGCCGGAGACGGCATGTGTTTGGGCGGGCAAGCGCCGGCATGCGGTGACCTATCGCCTGCGCCGGGGCAGTCTCGCCAACTTTGTCGGGGTCGTGGAGTGCAATGACCCTGGCGACGAGTCCTGGACGGCAATAGGCGCGCGGGAGCAGGCGCTGAAGGATTTCAAAGGCTGGAATCCGGTGGTCCAACGGATCATTGATGAGGCGCCCCTGTTGATGCGCTGGTCGCTGTATGACCGCCCGGAGTTGCCCAGATGGCAGGAGGGCCGGGTCGTGCTGCTGGGGGATGCGTGCCATCCGATGCTGCCCTTCATGGCGCAAGGCGCCGTTATGGCGATCGAGGATGCGTATGTGCTGTCGCGGGAGCTGGCGCGGGGTGGGCAGCCGGAAGCGGCGCTGCAGGCGTATGAGGCCAAACGCAAACCGCGGACGACGCGCGTGCAGAATGTTGCGCGCGAGAACGCGCAGCTGTTTCATCGGTCCAACCCGCTTTACCAGCTTGGAACCTATGGTCCGATGTGGATGGCGGGGAAGTATCTTCCCTCGGTCGTGCATGGACGCCATGATTGGCTCTATGGCCTTGATGTGACGGAGCCTGACTGA
- a CDS encoding L-serine ammonia-lyase, with protein MLSVLDIFRVGIGPSSSHTVGPIRIANRFMAHLASSEKLSRTARIEAELQGSLALTGVGHATPKAVVLGLLGLDPETLDAEEADRLVAQAYEQKVLPLPDGRKMKFDPETDIRFAYDVMPDLHPNGLRIKAYDEGGEVIADETWYSTGGGFIATRKQLEKPVEDDILPVGDPVPFGFTSAAQLLELCQTNGLGIYEVILANEDAKRPREKTEAALDRIAAVMMACIDRGLMRKGELPGGLKVRRRAPEIWQKLQEGPPSNEREQLFDWLNVYAMAVNEENAAGGQVVTAPTNGAAGIIPSVIRHYCADTEDAPERMRKFLLTAGGIGLLYKQRASISGAEMGCQGEVGVACSMAAGGLAAVWGGTPQQVANAAEIGMEHNLGLTCDPVGGLVQIPCIERNAIGAVKAANAARLALHSLEQTKVSLDQVIETMRQTGLDMSSKYKETSQGGLAVNVIEC; from the coding sequence ATGTTGTCGGTATTGGATATTTTTCGGGTTGGCATTGGGCCTTCGAGTTCGCACACGGTGGGTCCGATCCGCATTGCAAACCGGTTCATGGCGCATCTGGCCAGTTCGGAAAAGCTATCGCGAACGGCACGGATTGAGGCAGAGTTGCAGGGGTCACTCGCGCTGACGGGTGTGGGGCACGCGACGCCCAAAGCCGTGGTGCTGGGTCTGCTGGGGCTCGACCCTGAAACGCTGGATGCGGAGGAAGCAGACCGGCTGGTCGCGCAAGCGTATGAGCAGAAGGTGCTGCCATTGCCCGATGGCCGGAAGATGAAATTCGATCCGGAGACGGATATTCGGTTTGCCTATGATGTCATGCCAGACCTGCACCCGAACGGGCTTCGGATCAAGGCATATGACGAAGGCGGCGAAGTGATTGCCGACGAGACGTGGTATTCCACGGGAGGCGGATTTATCGCGACGCGCAAACAGCTGGAAAAGCCTGTCGAGGATGACATTCTGCCGGTGGGGGACCCTGTGCCGTTTGGTTTTACCTCGGCTGCTCAATTGCTGGAACTCTGCCAGACAAATGGCCTCGGCATTTATGAGGTCATCCTGGCGAATGAAGACGCCAAACGGCCACGCGAGAAAACAGAAGCCGCGCTGGACCGGATTGCGGCGGTGATGATGGCTTGCATTGATCGTGGATTGATGCGGAAGGGGGAGCTGCCGGGCGGCTTGAAGGTTCGCCGCCGCGCCCCGGAGATCTGGCAGAAATTGCAGGAGGGCCCGCCCTCCAATGAGCGCGAGCAGTTGTTCGATTGGCTGAATGTTTATGCCATGGCTGTGAATGAAGAAAACGCTGCGGGCGGGCAGGTGGTGACGGCGCCAACAAATGGCGCGGCCGGTATCATACCGTCCGTAATCCGGCATTATTGTGCCGATACCGAAGACGCGCCGGAGCGTATGCGGAAGTTTCTGCTGACCGCCGGCGGGATTGGGCTGCTTTACAAGCAGCGGGCGTCAATTTCGGGCGCTGAGATGGGATGCCAGGGTGAGGTGGGGGTCGCTTGCTCGATGGCGGCGGGCGGTCTTGCGGCGGTTTGGGGCGGCACGCCACAACAGGTGGCTAATGCGGCGGAGATCGGGATGGAGCACAATCTGGGGCTTACCTGCGATCCTGTAGGCGGCCTTGTGCAAATTCCCTGTATTGAGCGGAACGCGATTGGCGCCGTGAAAGCGGCCAATGCTGCCCGCCTGGCGCTGCATTCCCTCGAACAGACGAAAGTCTCTCTGGATCAGGTTATCGAGACGATGCGGCAGACCGGATTGGACATGTCATCCAAATATAAGGAGACCAGCCAGGGCGGTCTCGCGGTCAATGTGATCGAATGCTAG
- the trxA gene encoding thioredoxin yields the protein MAAINVNEDDFDGVVTESETPVVVDFWAEWCGPCKQMSPHLEAVSEEMTGKVKIVKVNVDDYPLVGARYGVRGLPTLLMFKGGKVTATRNGAMNRQALTDWIKQSL from the coding sequence ATGGCAGCGATCAATGTAAATGAAGACGATTTCGACGGCGTCGTCACCGAGTCGGAAACACCCGTCGTCGTCGATTTCTGGGCCGAATGGTGTGGCCCCTGTAAGCAGATGTCACCGCATCTGGAGGCCGTTTCCGAGGAAATGACCGGCAAGGTGAAGATCGTCAAAGTAAACGTTGACGACTATCCACTGGTCGGCGCCCGTTATGGCGTGCGCGGCCTGCCAACGTTGCTGATGTTCAAAGGCGGCAAGGTCACGGCGACGCGCAATGGCGCCATGAACCGGCAAGCCCTCACGGATTGGATCAAACAGAGCCTTTAA
- a CDS encoding ABC transporter ATP-binding protein, translating to MPDPTYAIEVRDLRKTYAAAGKMPEKQALNGINLAIPTGSIFGLLGPNGAGKSTFINILAGLVKKTSGTARIWGLDIDQSPRQSRAAIGVVNQEVVADPFFTPFEMLELMAGFYGVPKAERRTVEILTALGLADKKDAYVRQLSGGMKRRLMVAKALVHNPPVLILDEPTAGVDVELRRLLWDYVRELHAQGTTIILTTHYLEEAEELCDTIAIVNHGEIVACEPTPQLLSRLDYKTLVIYPKEPLTAVPADLAGMDAKLRQDGGLAITFRTSETGIGRLLERVRTAGISISDLSTEAPDLEDVFISLTSETA from the coding sequence ATGCCAGACCCTACCTACGCGATTGAAGTCCGCGATCTGCGGAAGACCTATGCTGCCGCCGGTAAAATGCCGGAAAAACAAGCACTTAATGGAATCAATCTTGCAATTCCTACAGGATCGATCTTCGGCCTGCTCGGACCAAACGGCGCAGGCAAATCCACATTCATCAATATTCTTGCCGGCCTGGTCAAAAAAACATCAGGCACAGCGCGAATCTGGGGCCTCGACATCGACCAATCCCCCCGCCAGAGCCGCGCAGCCATAGGCGTCGTGAATCAGGAAGTCGTGGCAGACCCCTTTTTCACCCCCTTTGAAATGCTGGAACTTATGGCGGGCTTCTACGGCGTCCCGAAAGCAGAGCGCCGGACTGTGGAAATCCTCACCGCGCTTGGTCTCGCGGACAAGAAGGATGCCTATGTGCGTCAGCTTTCAGGCGGCATGAAGCGCCGGCTGATGGTCGCCAAGGCCCTCGTCCACAATCCCCCCGTTCTCATCCTTGATGAACCGACTGCGGGCGTGGATGTCGAGCTGCGCCGCCTCCTCTGGGATTATGTTCGGGAACTGCACGCACAGGGCACGACAATCATCCTCACCACACACTATCTCGAAGAGGCCGAGGAGCTCTGCGACACCATCGCGATCGTCAATCACGGCGAAATCGTCGCCTGCGAGCCTACGCCCCAGCTTCTCTCACGCCTCGATTACAAGACGCTCGTCATTTATCCGAAAGAGCCGCTAACGGCGGTGCCGGCAGACCTTGCCGGAATGGACGCCAAGCTCCGGCAAGATGGCGGACTCGCCATCACCTTCCGCACCAGTGAAACGGGAATCGGCCGTTTGCTGGAACGGGTCCGCACGGCCGGTATCAGCATTTCCGATCTCTCGACCGAAGCGCCGGATCTTGAAGATGTATTTATCTCGCTGACCAGCGAAACGGCCTGA
- a CDS encoding zinc-finger domain-containing protein: protein MPARRDVFTPPEISMVSSHKVSCNGGGGALGHPKVWYEMGDEDFVECKYCDRRFILIGGKQDPSQVR, encoded by the coding sequence ATGCCCGCCAGACGCGATGTTTTTACGCCGCCAGAGATTTCCATGGTCTCGAGCCACAAGGTTTCCTGCAATGGAGGCGGCGGCGCCCTCGGCCATCCGAAGGTATGGTATGAGATGGGCGACGAGGATTTCGTCGAGTGCAAATATTGCGATCGCCGGTTTATTCTGATCGGCGGAAAGCAAGACCCTTCACAAGTACGCTAA
- the gspN gene encoding type II secretion system protein N encodes MMRFLLLLVLIAGFVIGVVAFAPLSFILKTSGAEARGLSWTSAEGTLMGGRITGLRAGQDVLGDATLKLNPVSLLALGIEYDFDWAGPSGKGTGKAAAYATGTTELRDFNIELDFAALDGVAAWIRQSGGKARLTGDIIRFRKGACDKANGQAWSDALGKNAAVLGPGWPDMAGELSCDGDALLIPFKSANPSGTQLDATARFNIDGNGNLEARVSGVIPQQYQYGLPIAGFVPDGNTYVYRYPALPREVPR; translated from the coding sequence ATGATGCGTTTCCTGCTCCTCCTGGTCCTGATCGCTGGCTTTGTAATTGGCGTTGTCGCCTTTGCCCCCTTGAGTTTCATTCTGAAAACCAGTGGCGCCGAAGCGCGCGGCCTGAGCTGGACTTCGGCTGAAGGCACGTTGATGGGCGGCAGAATTACCGGCCTTAGAGCTGGCCAGGATGTGCTCGGTGATGCCACGTTGAAGCTCAATCCGGTCTCCCTTCTGGCTCTTGGCATAGAGTATGATTTCGACTGGGCCGGCCCTTCTGGCAAAGGTACCGGCAAAGCCGCAGCCTATGCGACGGGAACCACGGAGCTTCGAGACTTTAACATTGAACTCGACTTCGCCGCGCTCGATGGCGTTGCTGCGTGGATACGCCAATCTGGTGGCAAAGCTCGGCTCACCGGCGACATCATCCGCTTCCGGAAGGGTGCCTGCGATAAAGCCAACGGACAGGCGTGGAGCGACGCGCTGGGAAAAAACGCCGCCGTTTTAGGGCCCGGTTGGCCGGACATGGCAGGTGAACTTTCCTGTGACGGAGATGCGCTTCTGATACCCTTCAAGTCAGCAAATCCATCCGGCACACAACTCGACGCCACTGCCCGTTTCAATATTGATGGAAACGGCAATCTCGAGGCACGTGTCTCCGGCGTGATTCCGCAACAATACCAATACGGCCTGCCCATTGCCGGCTTCGTTCCTGACGGCAACACATACGTCTATCGCTATCCTGCTCTGCCTCGCGAGGTGCCAAGATGA
- a CDS encoding helix-turn-helix transcriptional regulator — MHDPKLVYSLEVRVIDLEQKVAELESSLKEITNGRVKGADPNIVPLPPALLKRISDGEHPVRVVRQFRLMTQKELGELCGIRPNHISAIERGMSYGLKTAKRLSDALAVPVDLLT, encoded by the coding sequence ATGCACGATCCAAAACTCGTCTATTCGCTTGAGGTGCGCGTGATCGACCTTGAGCAGAAGGTGGCCGAACTTGAGAGCAGTCTCAAGGAGATAACCAACGGCCGCGTAAAAGGGGCTGATCCCAACATTGTGCCTCTGCCGCCGGCCTTGCTGAAGCGGATCAGCGATGGGGAGCATCCGGTTCGCGTGGTTCGCCAATTCCGGTTGATGACGCAGAAGGAACTTGGCGAGCTTTGCGGGATCAGGCCGAACCATATCTCCGCGATTGAGCGGGGCATGTCCTACGGCCTCAAGACTGCCAAGCGCCTGTCCGATGCGCTGGCAGTGCCGGTGGACCTGCTTACCTGA